One Glaciihabitans arcticus DNA window includes the following coding sequences:
- a CDS encoding family 78 glycoside hydrolase catalytic domain, whose amino-acid sequence MTVQRFLTRPTRVAALALTMALIVGGTTIGAGAASAADAPLAAAGLRTDSLVNPLGINGDDPEFTWQLKSDTRATLQTAHRIVVSSTRAKAAAGDADVWNPGWVSSEQSVDVTYAGPALESATPYYWAVQVRDNHGRESALSTVGSFETALLAASEWDADWIGEDSEAALNQWKDYSVELSASSITGALGVYLRANASASNAYMWQISVSGTDAFIRPHIRTNGNYNVPTGTKIDPTFLNGPITSTTANTFRFDVVGNSIATYVNDHLVVTTPVTNFARGYVGFRSSAGESGTAHSLKVTTVGAAPKTLVNTAFPLGDTTFTGGSQTVAGSRVYAVNDGLLNGLDTEPIFRSDFTAGSDIASARLYASALGVYEFRINGERVGDLELAPGWTDYNKRVAFQTYDVTDLVKTGDNAIGALTGAGWYSGSLGWFGPNQYGTDSRLLGQLVITYADGSQKIVGTDGDWTTTKGPVLASDLLMGETYDANKWQDGWDEAGFDDSSWNAVLDAGALATSKLEPQPEPPVRITQELAPITLTNVNGAWVYDLGQNMVGKVRLNVGANANNGARITLKHAEILHADGSVAMENLRSAKATDYFTPVAGGGAQTYVPRFTYHGFRYVELTGFVGTPTLATITGLVEGSDNEATSTFDSSSTMLNKLQKNIVWGQRGNFFSVPTDTPARDERLGWTGDINVFAPTAAFNMYSEEFLRKWMTDMRDAQHANGAYPEVAPQFCKNPAVHDSCDAGSTGWADAGVTVPFVVWQNYGDTGIITENWDSMVDYIDFLDAQAVNNVRPGYGHWGDWLNLSDPTPGNVLGTAFYAHSVDLMAQMATATGRTAEATAYTAKFAAIKAAYQDAFVAADGTVTGGSQTAYAISIGMGLVPESLVEAAGTKLAARVAAKGGHLSTGFLGTPYLLPALTQSGQEKVAYSLMMSETAPSWGYEVAMGATTMWEKWDSLGANGQPTDYGMNSFNHYAFGAVGDWMYQTIGGIRSTEPGFKHSVIAPQPGGGLTHAAVGHTSVYGRVASDWTITGGRMALTVDVPANTTSTVRIAAKNLHEVFEGDVAVADAVGVESVTLSGSDAVIEVGSGHYAFSIDEVAGTFGTITDGLAAIDDALDGAGLSVSDRALADGYVDDARAAVGAADAATTDSAAALAVHTALARLASLTTLLIAAESDAELLDAVAEVSADLSGLSAGFLDVSASIVVSAGAVSPSGTATATIAVENDGDSELASVDTSLTAPAGWKVLSLSHPVAAVLAPGATREGAYSVRVAAAGPLGSNPLAGTATYRFNGSTATIPVTGAVSVTSPISLTASAIPAAAPGSAVTANVTVTNASGTAVRGTLQTASAGWRIASGEPVTVPSNGSLVVPVTLQVDETANGGAASLVLAFAVGGETWSSVTVGATVNLSLDGPTLTQYDYVDVGEAVSEAAHEMTKSNGSGVTAEAGRSRRYVGITDPTGFMQYRLAVPAGKPFTLKLTETYDRNQTKDYRVLVNGTLVQRRINVHTGGLSLVTYSIPVSDTTLSASGSVVVRIENNNPLVPNTYDPSIADLWTTAFTDYVDLGNTASETAHATTFSSRSGTNTEAGRTRRYADRLDPNGFIQFTAKIEQGKPFTIQTVDTFDGPQRKVYDVFVNGTKIERHDYTRTASGAGLATTVVLVDNPALLTSGTVTLRFQSESSGTYYDPSLADVWVTPAAADTLAPSLEPVVTGEIGAGGWYTSEVTVDATARDNRRAPVTVEHKLGSADWTAHSGAVTVSDEGDTAIGLRATDAAGNAGAIDTLDLRIDSVAPSVNIDGFQLEVDDETSGLASVRYRLADGPWAAFEGDVFVFDGAGTFRVEVVADDVAGNRTHDVSYITIDDATDPEVTLTTSLAPVGGWLPADATVALEATDDVGIATLQYRLPGSDWKNYTAPLEFEPGKHTVTARAVDFAGNTSAIATLPVWIDGTAPVTASVVAGNPSNRDRLDVRLTATDAESGVAATKYSVDGDDWVTLEGSTVTVTGYGRHTVEFASTDRVGNVEKTRSVAVSIKDVDALINYTKPTMTGTAKVGSTLTATTGTWNTTGLDIEIEWLRGGVVIPNAGTTTYLITPADIGKTISVRVTASKPELLGVAVTTAATVAIPKVVTVTTLTASKTSVTRNSTVVLSMTVSAPVGTPAGTVTVYLAGKKFKTVTLVNGQATLSVKFGQKKTYVVGAVYAGSTTYAGDSSPNVSIKVK is encoded by the coding sequence ATGACTGTTCAGCGATTCCTCACCCGACCCACCCGGGTCGCCGCTCTAGCGCTCACCATGGCACTGATCGTCGGTGGCACGACGATCGGTGCGGGGGCCGCGTCCGCTGCGGACGCGCCCCTGGCAGCGGCCGGGCTGCGCACCGACTCGCTCGTCAACCCGCTCGGCATCAACGGGGATGACCCGGAGTTCACCTGGCAGCTGAAGTCCGATACGAGGGCGACGCTGCAGACCGCACATCGCATCGTCGTGTCCAGCACCCGCGCGAAGGCCGCGGCCGGGGACGCTGACGTTTGGAACCCGGGTTGGGTTTCAAGCGAGCAGTCGGTGGATGTCACATACGCGGGTCCGGCGCTCGAATCGGCTACCCCGTACTACTGGGCCGTGCAGGTTCGGGACAACCACGGGCGGGAGTCGGCGCTGAGCACGGTCGGATCCTTCGAGACCGCGCTGCTGGCCGCATCCGAGTGGGATGCCGACTGGATCGGTGAGGACTCGGAAGCAGCCCTCAACCAGTGGAAGGACTACAGCGTCGAGCTCTCCGCCAGCTCGATCACGGGAGCCCTCGGCGTCTACCTTCGCGCCAACGCCTCGGCGAGCAACGCCTACATGTGGCAGATCTCGGTGAGCGGCACCGACGCGTTCATCCGCCCGCACATCAGGACCAACGGCAACTACAACGTCCCCACCGGCACGAAGATCGACCCGACGTTCCTCAACGGCCCGATCACTTCGACGACCGCCAACACCTTCCGCTTCGACGTGGTCGGCAACAGCATCGCGACCTACGTGAACGACCACCTGGTCGTCACCACGCCCGTCACGAACTTCGCGCGCGGCTACGTCGGGTTCCGCTCGAGCGCGGGCGAGAGCGGCACGGCGCACAGCCTCAAGGTCACCACTGTCGGCGCAGCGCCGAAGACGCTCGTCAACACCGCCTTCCCGCTCGGCGACACCACGTTCACCGGCGGATCCCAGACCGTCGCCGGCAGCCGCGTCTATGCGGTCAACGACGGACTGCTGAACGGTCTCGACACCGAGCCGATCTTCCGCTCCGACTTCACCGCAGGCTCCGATATCGCGAGCGCCCGCCTCTACGCCTCGGCGCTCGGCGTGTACGAGTTCCGCATCAACGGTGAGCGCGTCGGAGACCTCGAGCTCGCCCCGGGCTGGACCGACTACAACAAGCGCGTCGCCTTCCAGACCTACGATGTCACCGACCTCGTCAAGACCGGCGACAACGCCATCGGCGCCCTCACCGGCGCCGGCTGGTACTCGGGCTCGCTCGGCTGGTTCGGTCCGAACCAGTACGGCACCGATTCGCGCCTGCTCGGCCAACTCGTCATCACCTACGCCGACGGCTCACAGAAGATCGTCGGTACGGATGGCGACTGGACGACGACGAAGGGCCCGGTCCTGGCCTCCGACCTCCTGATGGGGGAGACCTACGACGCGAACAAGTGGCAGGACGGTTGGGATGAGGCGGGCTTCGACGACTCCAGCTGGAACGCCGTGCTGGACGCCGGCGCCCTCGCGACGAGCAAGCTCGAGCCGCAGCCCGAGCCGCCCGTGCGCATCACGCAGGAGCTCGCCCCAATCACGCTGACCAATGTGAACGGCGCGTGGGTCTACGACCTCGGCCAGAACATGGTCGGCAAGGTGCGCCTGAACGTCGGCGCGAACGCCAACAACGGTGCGCGCATCACGCTCAAGCACGCGGAGATCCTGCACGCCGACGGTTCCGTCGCGATGGAGAACCTGCGCTCGGCCAAGGCCACCGACTACTTCACCCCCGTTGCGGGCGGCGGAGCGCAGACCTACGTGCCTCGCTTCACATACCACGGCTTCCGCTACGTCGAGCTGACCGGCTTCGTCGGCACCCCGACCCTCGCCACGATCACCGGCCTCGTCGAGGGCTCCGACAATGAGGCGACGAGCACGTTCGACTCCTCGAGCACGATGCTCAACAAGCTGCAGAAGAACATCGTCTGGGGCCAGCGCGGCAACTTCTTCTCGGTTCCGACCGACACCCCGGCCCGCGACGAGCGCCTCGGCTGGACGGGTGACATCAACGTCTTCGCCCCGACCGCCGCGTTCAACATGTACTCGGAGGAGTTCCTCCGCAAGTGGATGACCGACATGCGCGACGCACAGCACGCCAACGGCGCCTACCCCGAGGTCGCTCCGCAGTTCTGCAAGAACCCCGCGGTCCACGACTCGTGCGACGCGGGCTCGACCGGCTGGGCCGACGCCGGTGTGACGGTTCCCTTCGTCGTCTGGCAGAACTACGGCGACACCGGAATCATTACCGAGAACTGGGACTCGATGGTCGACTACATCGACTTCCTCGACGCCCAGGCCGTGAACAACGTGCGCCCCGGCTACGGCCACTGGGGTGACTGGCTCAACCTGAGCGACCCGACCCCCGGGAACGTGCTCGGCACCGCCTTCTACGCGCACAGCGTCGACCTCATGGCGCAGATGGCCACGGCGACCGGCAGGACTGCCGAGGCGACCGCCTACACCGCGAAGTTCGCAGCCATCAAGGCCGCGTACCAGGACGCCTTCGTCGCGGCCGACGGCACGGTGACCGGTGGCAGCCAGACCGCCTACGCGATCAGCATCGGCATGGGGCTCGTTCCCGAGAGCCTCGTCGAGGCGGCCGGCACCAAGCTCGCCGCACGCGTCGCGGCCAAGGGCGGTCACCTCTCGACCGGCTTCCTCGGCACGCCGTACCTGCTTCCCGCGCTCACCCAGTCCGGCCAGGAGAAGGTCGCCTACTCGCTCATGATGAGTGAGACCGCGCCGTCCTGGGGCTACGAGGTGGCGATGGGTGCGACGACCATGTGGGAGAAGTGGGACTCGCTCGGTGCGAACGGCCAGCCCACCGACTACGGCATGAACTCGTTCAATCACTACGCGTTCGGTGCGGTGGGTGACTGGATGTACCAGACCATCGGTGGCATCCGCTCGACCGAACCGGGGTTCAAGCACTCCGTCATCGCGCCCCAGCCGGGCGGCGGACTCACCCACGCGGCGGTCGGACACACGTCCGTCTACGGCAGGGTCGCAAGCGACTGGACCATCACCGGCGGCCGCATGGCCCTCACCGTCGACGTGCCCGCCAACACCACCTCGACCGTGCGCATCGCCGCGAAGAACCTCCACGAGGTCTTCGAGGGTGACGTCGCCGTGGCCGACGCCGTGGGTGTCGAGAGCGTCACGCTGAGCGGTTCCGACGCCGTCATCGAGGTCGGCTCCGGTCACTACGCGTTCAGCATCGACGAGGTGGCCGGCACGTTCGGCACGATCACCGACGGCCTCGCCGCCATCGACGACGCGCTCGACGGTGCCGGGCTGTCGGTCTCTGACCGCGCGCTCGCCGACGGCTATGTCGACGACGCACGCGCCGCAGTGGGTGCAGCGGATGCCGCGACCACCGACTCGGCCGCAGCCCTCGCCGTCCACACGGCTCTTGCCCGCCTGGCCTCCCTGACGACCCTGCTCATCGCTGCAGAGTCGGACGCGGAGCTGCTCGACGCGGTTGCCGAGGTCTCGGCCGATCTCTCCGGGCTCTCCGCCGGCTTCCTCGACGTCTCGGCGTCGATCGTCGTCAGCGCGGGTGCCGTGTCGCCCTCCGGTACCGCGACGGCGACCATCGCCGTCGAAAACGACGGGGACTCCGAGCTCGCCTCGGTCGACACGTCGCTCACCGCACCCGCCGGCTGGAAGGTGCTCTCGCTGAGCCACCCGGTCGCGGCAGTGCTGGCGCCGGGGGCAACCCGTGAAGGCGCCTATTCGGTGCGAGTCGCAGCCGCCGGTCCGCTCGGATCCAACCCGCTCGCGGGCACGGCCACCTACCGGTTCAACGGTTCAACCGCGACGATTCCGGTGACGGGTGCGGTCTCGGTCACGAGTCCCATCTCCCTCACCGCGAGCGCGATTCCGGCGGCAGCACCCGGCAGCGCCGTCACGGCTAACGTGACCGTGACCAACGCCTCCGGCACCGCGGTTCGGGGAACCCTCCAGACCGCGAGCGCGGGATGGCGTATCGCGAGCGGTGAGCCGGTCACGGTTCCCTCGAACGGCTCCCTCGTTGTACCGGTGACCCTGCAGGTCGATGAGACGGCGAACGGCGGGGCAGCATCCCTCGTCCTGGCCTTCGCGGTCGGCGGCGAGACCTGGAGCTCGGTCACGGTCGGCGCGACGGTGAACCTCAGCCTCGATGGCCCGACCCTCACCCAGTACGACTATGTGGATGTCGGCGAAGCGGTCTCGGAGGCCGCACACGAGATGACCAAGTCGAACGGCTCGGGCGTAACCGCCGAAGCCGGACGCAGCCGTCGCTACGTGGGCATCACCGACCCGACCGGCTTTATGCAGTACCGCCTCGCGGTGCCCGCGGGCAAGCCGTTCACCCTCAAGCTGACCGAGACCTATGACAGGAACCAGACGAAGGACTACCGCGTCCTTGTCAATGGCACCCTCGTGCAGCGCCGCATCAACGTGCACACCGGCGGCCTCAGCCTCGTGACCTACTCGATCCCGGTGAGCGACACCACGCTCAGCGCCTCGGGCAGTGTTGTGGTGCGCATCGAGAACAACAATCCGCTGGTGCCGAACACCTACGACCCGTCGATCGCCGACCTGTGGACCACCGCGTTCACCGACTACGTCGACCTCGGCAACACGGCCTCCGAGACCGCTCACGCCACGACGTTCTCGAGCAGGTCGGGCACGAACACTGAGGCGGGGCGCACGCGTCGCTACGCGGATCGTCTCGACCCGAACGGGTTCATCCAGTTCACCGCGAAGATCGAGCAGGGCAAGCCCTTCACGATCCAGACGGTCGACACCTTCGACGGTCCGCAGCGCAAGGTCTACGACGTGTTCGTCAACGGCACGAAGATCGAGCGCCACGACTACACCCGCACCGCTTCGGGCGCGGGCCTGGCCACGACCGTGGTGCTGGTCGACAACCCCGCGCTGCTCACGAGCGGCACGGTGACCCTTCGATTCCAGAGCGAGTCGAGCGGCACCTACTACGACCCCTCGCTCGCCGACGTCTGGGTCACCCCGGCGGCAGCCGACACTCTCGCACCCTCCCTCGAGCCGGTCGTCACCGGAGAGATCGGTGCCGGCGGCTGGTACACGAGCGAGGTGACGGTGGATGCAACGGCACGCGACAACCGTCGCGCCCCCGTCACGGTCGAGCACAAGCTGGGTTCGGCGGACTGGACGGCTCACAGCGGTGCGGTCACCGTCTCGGACGAGGGCGACACAGCCATCGGCCTGCGCGCGACGGATGCCGCAGGCAACGCGGGCGCCATCGACACCCTCGACCTGAGGATCGACTCCGTCGCACCGAGCGTCAACATCGACGGCTTCCAGCTCGAGGTGGACGATGAGACCTCCGGTCTGGCAAGCGTGCGCTACCGTCTCGCGGACGGCCCCTGGGCTGCCTTCGAGGGTGACGTATTCGTCTTCGACGGTGCGGGAACCTTCCGCGTCGAGGTCGTGGCCGACGACGTGGCGGGCAACCGTACCCACGACGTGAGCTACATCACCATCGATGACGCGACCGACCCCGAGGTGACCCTTACGACGAGCCTCGCTCCCGTGGGCGGCTGGCTCCCGGCGGATGCGACGGTTGCGCTCGAGGCGACCGACGACGTCGGAATCGCGACCCTGCAGTACCGTCTCCCGGGTTCCGACTGGAAGAACTACACGGCACCGCTCGAGTTCGAGCCGGGCAAGCACACCGTTACGGCCCGCGCGGTCGACTTCGCCGGCAACACTTCGGCGATCGCCACCCTGCCGGTCTGGATCGACGGCACCGCCCCCGTGACGGCGAGTGTGGTCGCGGGCAACCCGTCGAACCGCGACCGTCTCGACGTGCGCCTCACCGCGACCGACGCCGAGTCCGGCGTGGCCGCGACGAAGTACAGCGTCGACGGCGATGACTGGGTGACCCTCGAGGGCTCGACCGTGACGGTCACCGGCTACGGTCGCCACACCGTCGAGTTCGCGTCCACAGACCGGGTCGGCAACGTCGAGAAGACCCGATCGGTCGCGGTGTCCATCAAGGACGTCGACGCGCTGATCAACTACACGAAGCCCACGATGACGGGAACGGCGAAGGTGGGCTCGACGCTCACCGCCACGACCGGCACGTGGAACACCACCGGGCTCGACATCGAGATCGAATGGTTGCGGGGCGGGGTCGTCATCCCGAACGCCGGAACCACGACCTACCTGATCACACCGGCCGACATCGGCAAGACGATCTCGGTGCGAGTGACGGCGTCGAAGCCCGAGCTGCTCGGAGTAGCGGTCACGACCGCGGCGACGGTGGCGATCCCCAAGGTCGTCACGGTCACGACTCTCACGGCGTCGAAGACCTCGGTCACGCGCAACTCCACGGTGGTGCTGTCGATGACGGTCAGCGCTCCGGTGGGAACGCCGGCGGGAACCGTGACGGTCTACCTCGCTGGTAAGAAGTTCAAGACGGTGACCCTGGTGAACGGCCAGGCCACCCTCTCGGTGAAGTTCGGGCAGAAGAAGACGTACGTCGTGGGGGCCGTGTATGCGGGCTCGACGACCTATGCCGGTGACTCCTCGCCGAACGTCTCCATCAAGGTCAAGTAG
- a CDS encoding alpha/beta fold hydrolase, with product MPKFTAERSDHSFVDAQGVTVHYYVWKAAKPRAVLQLAHGLGEYARRYERLAQDFVAAGISVYADDHRGHGQTGLSQYNGEHGRLGKLGPGGLRAAVADLHQLTGIIADENPGLPIVFLGHSWGSLMGQILVNEHAGDFAGIILSGTAYRVPGQMNGGNLNSRHKSLGTTGYEWLSRDAAVSAAFVEDPLTFYADALKLFGISDGLRLFGRPSKPMPADVPLLIMIGSEDSLGGETSVQKLADSYIRRGELTDVEVIVYNEARHEIFNETNKNEVTADLIAWVDQRLAPERD from the coding sequence ATGCCGAAGTTCACAGCCGAGCGCAGCGATCACAGCTTTGTCGACGCCCAGGGCGTCACGGTGCACTACTACGTGTGGAAGGCCGCTAAGCCGCGTGCCGTGCTGCAGCTCGCGCACGGTCTCGGCGAGTACGCACGACGCTACGAGCGCCTCGCGCAGGACTTCGTCGCCGCCGGCATCTCCGTCTACGCCGACGACCACCGGGGTCACGGCCAGACCGGACTCAGCCAGTACAACGGGGAGCACGGTCGCCTCGGCAAGCTCGGCCCCGGAGGACTGCGCGCTGCCGTCGCCGACCTGCACCAGCTGACCGGCATCATCGCCGACGAGAACCCCGGCCTGCCGATCGTGTTCCTCGGCCACTCCTGGGGCTCGCTCATGGGGCAGATCCTGGTCAACGAGCACGCGGGCGACTTCGCCGGCATCATCCTGAGTGGCACGGCCTATCGCGTGCCGGGCCAGATGAACGGCGGCAACCTCAACTCGCGGCACAAGTCGCTCGGCACCACCGGCTACGAGTGGCTGAGTCGCGACGCCGCGGTCTCGGCCGCCTTCGTCGAAGACCCGCTCACCTTCTACGCCGACGCGCTCAAGCTGTTCGGCATTTCCGACGGGCTCCGGTTGTTCGGCCGCCCGAGCAAGCCGATGCCGGCGGATGTTCCGTTGCTCATCATGATCGGAAGCGAAGACTCCCTGGGTGGCGAGACCAGCGTGCAAAAGCTTGCCGACAGCTACATCCGTCGCGGAGAGCTCACCGATGTCGAGGTCATCGTCTACAACGAGGCACGGCACGAGATCTTCAACGAGACCAACAAGAACGAAGTCACGGCCGACCTGATCGCCTGGGTGGACCAACGATTGGCCCCGGAGCGAGATTAG
- a CDS encoding lipoate--protein ligase family protein: MHGEFKVPGGKLVVVDFEVIDGKLADFRLAGDFFLEPDDALEAINAAMNGISSDSESVQIAAAVRAALPEGATLLGFSPEAVATTVRRALQRATSWKDYEWELIHDRSFPPVMQMALDQVLAEEVGAGIRKPTLRIWEWDSPGVVIGSFQSLRNEVDLENAKKFGFDVVRRISGGGAMFMEAGSVITYSIYAPADLVHGMTFADSYAFLDEWVIVALKSLGIEASYQPLNDITSPTGKIGGAAQKRLGNGAVLHHVTMSYDMDGEKMVQVLRIGREKMSDKGTKSAAKRVDPLRSQTGLSRAEIIDRMEETFTKLYGLTPGSLTDDEIARAEALVSEKFGTEEWLNRVP, encoded by the coding sequence ATGCATGGTGAGTTCAAGGTCCCCGGTGGAAAGCTCGTCGTCGTCGACTTCGAGGTGATCGACGGCAAACTGGCCGACTTCCGCCTCGCGGGCGACTTCTTCCTCGAGCCCGATGACGCCCTCGAGGCGATCAACGCCGCGATGAACGGCATCTCGTCCGACTCGGAATCGGTGCAGATCGCCGCCGCCGTGCGCGCCGCGCTGCCCGAGGGGGCGACCCTGCTCGGCTTCAGCCCGGAGGCCGTCGCGACGACGGTGCGCCGGGCCCTGCAGCGCGCGACCAGCTGGAAGGACTACGAGTGGGAGCTCATCCACGATCGCTCCTTCCCGCCGGTCATGCAGATGGCACTCGACCAGGTTCTCGCGGAGGAGGTGGGTGCGGGCATCCGCAAACCGACCCTGCGCATCTGGGAGTGGGACAGCCCGGGCGTGGTGATCGGCAGCTTTCAGTCGCTGCGCAACGAGGTCGACCTCGAGAACGCGAAGAAGTTCGGCTTCGACGTCGTACGTCGCATCAGCGGCGGCGGCGCGATGTTCATGGAGGCCGGGTCCGTCATCACCTACTCGATCTATGCGCCCGCCGACCTGGTGCATGGGATGACGTTCGCCGACTCCTACGCGTTCCTCGATGAGTGGGTCATCGTCGCCCTCAAGTCCCTCGGTATCGAGGCCAGCTACCAGCCGCTCAACGACATCACGAGCCCGACCGGCAAGATCGGCGGGGCCGCCCAGAAGCGTCTCGGCAACGGTGCCGTGCTGCACCACGTCACCATGAGCTACGACATGGACGGCGAGAAGATGGTGCAGGTGCTGCGCATCGGCCGCGAGAAGATGAGCGACAAGGGCACCAAGAGCGCCGCCAAGCGGGTCGATCCACTTCGCAGCCAGACCGGCCTTTCCCGCGCGGAGATCATCGACCGCATGGAGGAGACTTTCACAAAGCTCTACGGACTGACCCCCGGATCGCTTACTGATGACGAGATCGCTCGGGCAGAGGCGCTGGTTTCCGAGAAGTTCGGCACCGAGGAGTGGCTGAACCGCGTGCCGTAA
- a CDS encoding GNAT family N-acetyltransferase has translation MTHTVVHSPEVNQYQLQIDGERVGLIDYELDGDVIHLTHTEIDKSDRTRGLGSELVRETLDQIRDETSYRLVADCPFVAHFVGENTEYQALLSR, from the coding sequence ATGACTCACACCGTTGTGCACTCCCCCGAGGTGAACCAGTACCAGCTGCAGATCGACGGCGAACGCGTCGGGCTGATCGACTACGAGCTCGACGGCGACGTCATCCATCTCACACACACCGAGATCGACAAGTCCGACCGCACCCGCGGGCTCGGTAGCGAGCTCGTTCGCGAGACCCTCGATCAGATTCGGGATGAGACCTCGTACCGTCTCGTCGCAGACTGCCCGTTCGTCGCGCACTTCGTGGGCGAGAACACCGAGTACCAGGCGCTGCTGTCGCGTTAG
- a CDS encoding LacI family DNA-binding transcriptional regulator, with protein sequence MSNLQTRRPAPTLEEVAAEAGVSRSTVSRVVNGSSQVSPEVLATVGAAIEKLNYIPNRAARSLANRQTMAIALVVPEETTRFFGDPYFAAIVHGITMGLEPSDYVLNLQLAGATSPSPKTMRYLLGGNVDGALVVSHHSGDHFLSSLDETIPVVFGGRPLRHAEQNSYYVDVDNAAAAAKGVDHLVALGRKRIATIAGPADMPAGIDRTEGWRRSLQNAGLPADLISYGDFSMVSGARSMRELLDRAPDLDAVFVASDLMATGAVSVLRERGLSIPGNIAVMGFDDSPAAIGGDIQLTTVHQPSIEMGRRMAETLLALLRGETPERICIMETRIVQRESA encoded by the coding sequence ATGAGCAACCTGCAGACGAGACGCCCGGCCCCTACCCTCGAAGAGGTAGCGGCCGAGGCAGGGGTTTCCCGTTCCACGGTGTCCCGAGTCGTCAACGGCTCGAGCCAGGTGAGCCCTGAAGTGCTGGCGACGGTCGGCGCGGCCATCGAGAAGCTCAACTACATCCCGAACCGCGCCGCGCGTTCGCTCGCGAACCGGCAGACCATGGCGATCGCCCTGGTGGTGCCCGAAGAGACGACCCGGTTCTTCGGCGACCCGTACTTCGCCGCGATCGTGCACGGCATCACGATGGGCCTCGAGCCGAGCGATTACGTGCTCAACCTGCAGCTCGCCGGCGCAACCAGCCCCTCGCCGAAGACCATGCGGTACCTGCTCGGCGGCAACGTCGACGGAGCGCTCGTCGTCTCGCACCACTCGGGCGACCACTTCCTCTCCAGCCTCGACGAGACGATCCCGGTCGTCTTCGGCGGGCGTCCCCTACGTCACGCCGAGCAGAACAGCTACTACGTCGACGTCGACAACGCCGCGGCCGCCGCAAAGGGCGTCGACCACCTCGTGGCCCTCGGCCGCAAGCGCATCGCTACGATCGCCGGTCCGGCCGACATGCCCGCCGGCATCGACCGTACGGAGGGCTGGCGTCGGTCGCTGCAGAACGCCGGGCTTCCCGCCGACCTGATCTCCTACGGCGACTTCTCGATGGTGAGCGGTGCGCGCTCGATGCGCGAGCTGCTCGACCGGGCACCCGACCTCGACGCGGTGTTCGTGGCATCCGACCTCATGGCGACCGGCGCAGTGTCAGTGCTGCGCGAGCGTGGCCTGTCGATCCCGGGGAATATCGCGGTGATGGGCTTCGACGACAGCCCCGCTGCGATCGGCGGCGACATCCAGCTCACGACGGTGCACCAGCCGTCGATCGAGATGGGTCGCAGGATGGCGGAGACCCTGCTCGCCCTGTTGCGCGGCGAGACCCCCGAACGCATCTGCATCATGGAGACCCGCATCGTCCAGCGCGAGAGCGCCTAG